The Kaistella daneshvariae genomic sequence TGGGTGATATCGGAAATAACAGTGGCAACAGAACGGATCTGAAAATTTATAAAATTAAAAAAGAGGACTTTCTGAACTCTACCAACGTAAATGCAGAAATCATCTCTTTCAGCTTTTCGGATCAAACGGATTTTAAACCAAATCCCAACAAAACCGACTGGGATTCTGAAGCGCTGGTGGCTTTAGATTCGGAGCTAATTTTGTTTACTAAAAATTGGGTGAACGGAACGACAAAGGCATACTCCATCCCAAAAAACAGCGGAACATATTCGGTTAAACCGCTACCGACTACTTTAAAAAGCGGCGGTATGATCACGGGTGCTACTTATAACGAAGAAACGGGCAAAATTTATTTGGTGGGCTATAACATGACCCTGCAACCTTTCCTGTGGACCGTTGAAAATTACGTTGGAAGCGATGTTTTTTCCGGGAAAAATACGCCAATTTCACTTGCGAGCCTGGGGCTGGAACAGGTGGAAGCCATTGCGCACGTGGGAGCTAATAAATATTTTATGACTTCGGAGTCGTTTAAAATTCCGCCGTTTGCAAAAAATTCAAAGCTGTTTTCATTCACCACAAAAGATAGCAAGTTATCTGCAAAACAGCCTGTGGTGGCAGAGGTGAACATCTATCCAAATCCGGTTCAGGAGGTGATCAATATTACCGGAAAAGATTATAAGTCTTTGGAAATCTATGATGCTACGGGCAAATTTCTATTAAAAGATCAAAATCGAACTGTGAATATTTCTCACCTTAATAAAGGGCTTTTTTACGTGAAGATTCAACTTGCGGATGATCGCTTTCAGGTGAAAAAAATTATTAAAATATAGTTTAATATTGCTATCTTTTTGGATGGCGGTATAACATTTAAACTTACATTAAATTAACCGTTTCATTTCGAAACGGTTTTTTATGTAATTTATTCTTAAGCGTATTTAGTTCTGTCAGCAAAGAATTTTGATGGATCAAACTTTCACTTTTTTATTCTTTTTTATAAATTTACGGCCACTTTTTCCACCAGTTCACTCCCACTGGAAGTGCTGAAAAATGATATCATTTTAAAATAAACTAACCATAAATTATGAACATTCAGAGAACAAAAAGACAATTGAGAAAATGCGGTAAAAAACTAAGCATCATATTGTGCTTCCTTTCTATTTCATTATTACTTTTCAACTGTCGGGAGGAAGAAAAAATCGTGACCGACGAATATTATATAAAATATTCTGCAAATAGCTCAACAATTTATAGCGAAGGAAGACTTTCGGTTAATTACTTGAACGAAAAAAACGAGATGGTTACGACTGAAATACCAACGAAAAAGGTTTGGGAAGTAACAGTGGGACCTGTTAAAAAGGGATATAGCGCTACTTTAACGGTATCTCAACTGACTGAGAATTATGGTCGCTTGAAAATAAATGCTCAAATATTTGCTAGCAAAAATAACGGGCCTTTTGCGATTAAAAAAGATGATACAAGCAATATTGAACGAACCAATGTCAGCTTAAATTATTTTATTGATTTTTAGGAAACTACATCCAATCTAAAAATGGGACGCATCATGATTTTAGCAATCATCGTTTTTAGTCGGACATTTTTAAGCCTGTCCATTGAGGTTGAAATCGAAGGAAAATTTCAGTGGCAGAAAAAAATACCGAGGAAACAACGGCACCGGCTTAAAATTTAAGCAAAAATTGGCTGTTATAAGCACATTTTTTTAAAGAAAATCCTTTTTTCATGCATAAAAAAATCCGCCCGCCTTTTCCGGAATTTCCGGTTTTAATGAATGACAGAGTTACGCTGAGGCAAATTTCTGATGCTGATCTTCAGTCATTAATTGAAATTTCTTTCTATGATGGAATTCCCGCAAAAACTTTCGAAGAAGCGCGCGAAATGAATGAAAGGATTAATGAAGATTATGCGTGTGGAAATTCGCTTCATTGGGGAATTGTGGAAAATTCTTCGGGTAAAACTGCCGGAACTTGCGGCTATTATCGCGGTTTTGAAAACGGGTCCGGCGAGCTCGGTTGCGTCTTACTTCCGCAATTTTATGGAAAAGGCCTAATGACTGCCGCGCTGCAATTAGCCAGCGAATATGGAAAAAATGTGCTTGAATTGCAGCATATTTTTGCTGTGACGACTTCGGAAATCCAAAAAGCAATTTCACTGCTTGAAAGGCTGAATTTTTTAAAAACAGAAAATATGCCTGAAAAGCAGGTAAAATTTGAATTGTTCTAAAGTAAATTTGAATTTGATTTCCCTGAAAATCAGTTTTAAAGTTTTTAAATTTGAAAAATGGAAGTTACACCCGAACATAACGAGCGCATCGCGAAACTGACCTTCGCTTCGGTTTATCCCCATTATATCGCGAAAGTAGAAAAGAAAGGCCGTACAAAAGCCGAACTTCATCAGGTCATCGAATGGCTGACCGGATTTGATGAAAATCAGCTTGAAGAATTGGTGCAGGAAAACGTCACTTTTAAGACTTTCTTTGAAAAGGCGAAACTGAATCCGAAAGCAGAACTCATCACCGGCGTTATTTGCGGCTACCGCATCGAAGATATTGAAAATACACTGACGCGCCAGGTTCGATATTTAGATAAAGTTATCGACGAACTCGCTAAAGGAAAAAAAATGGAAAAAATCCTACGACAGTAATAAAGCTATATTGAAAAAAAGTCTGCTTCTAACAGCAGATTTTTTTTTGAATAAGAAAGTGCCGAATTATTTTGTTTTAATTAAGCAATTTTGAAAACGAAAAATTTCCCCTTTAAGCCGGTATTTTTTCGTTTTCCAGATGAATTTTTCCGGGCTTTTTTCAGCGTTTTTTTTATCTTAGCGAAACCGAGAGGAAACTAAAATTGAAATATAGTTTATTCTTTCGAGCTTCATTTACAATTCGCCACAACCGCACAACAAAAACCAAATGAAAAAAATCCGAAAATATTATACGTGGACCACTTCAATTCCTTTGTTGGCGTGCGTTTTATACCTGTCCGGTTATCTGAATGATAATTTGGTTTTCCAGGCAATAGCCGGAGTTTTACTTATTTTTTGCGTGATGTCGGCGGTGCACCATTCCGAAATTATTGCGCATCGGGTAGGAGAGCCGTACGGAACGATAATTCTGGCGGTTTCCATTACCATCATTGAGGTGGCGATTATCGTCTCGCTCATGATCAGCGGTGGCAAGGAGTATGCGCCCTTCGCACGCGACACGGTGTATGCCGCGGTGATGCTGATTTTAAACGGAATCGTCGGTTTATCATTATTTATTGGCGGCCGGAAATTCCATACCCAGACCTTTTCGCCACATTCGGTGAAAATTGCGTTGGTTTCATTGATTTCCATCGTGGCATTCACCATGATTTTGCCCACTTTCACCAAAAGTCAGGCGGGGCCGTATTATACTGAGGCCCAACTTATTTTTGAATTCATCGCCTGTATCGCGATTTACATTGCTTTTATTTCCGCACAAACCGGCAAACACCGCGAATATTTTCTCACCGAAACGGGAGATTCACCAGAAGAAGATCACACCGGCGACGTTTCCAAACAGTCGTTTTGGATCAGCGTGGTTTTTCTGCTGATCAGTTTGGTTATCGTGGTTTTACTGGCGAAAGTGCTCACCATTCCTATTGAAGATTTCATCGTGTATTACAATATGCCGAAAAGTTTGGTCGGAATTATCATCGCGGCGATTATTTTGCTTCCAGAAGGTATTGCGGCGGTCAATGCCGCGCGGTCGAATAAGCTCCAGACCAGCTTAAATTTAGCATTAGGTTCCGCAATAGCAAGTATTGGTTTAACCATTCCGGCGGTGTCGCTGGCCAGCTATATTTACGGCTTTCCGCTTATCCTGGGTCTGGACATTTTACCGATTATTTTGCTGGTCATTTCCATTTTTACGGTGCTTATTTCGCTGATTGGCGGCCGCAGCAACTCGGTGTACGGCGTGGTATTATTGGTGAATCTTTTAGCGTATATTTTCCTGACCATCAATCCGTAAAAATATCGGTTTAAAGCAGCTAATTTTTTAAAATTAAAGAATTCTGCATACGCATCGACATTCTGTAATTTTCTAAAGCATTAAGTAGCAAAATTTTAAAGAAAATATTTTGCCGTTCAGCTTTTTATATTTTACTTTGTGGTTCAAAGTTCTTTTAAATTTAATATAAAGCTTTGAAGTTAATTTAAAACAGAAAAAATGAAAACATTCACCAAAGAAAAATTAAGTCTTTACCGCCTGATTGCATTCGTGATCACATTGATTGGAATTGCGCTCCTCATTTTTATGATCACCGTGGAAAGCGAGCCCGGACTTTTGCCGCTGGTGCTCTTTTTTCCCGGAATTTCAGCAACGCTGTATTTCCATTTAAAACTGAAAAATATGGCCAAATAGCAGCAAATTTTCTCGTATAGAAATTTAAAAATACCTAAATACCTTTAAAAAAAATGAAAACACTTGAAACTTTCGACAGAAATCCCAACAAAAGACTTTTGGGATTGTTAGCGGGCGTCGCTGCCATTTTAGCTTTTTTTGCCTTACTGCAGGTTACTATCGGAACGGGAATAGACGGACAGGGATTTAATTGGAAACTCAACGATTTCGTCGTTATCGGAGGCTTGCTGCTTGGCACTGCTTTGCTTATCGAATTTGTGCTGCGAAAAGTAAAAACCCGCAATATGCGGATTTTAATTTGTATCTTAGTTCTGTTGGCTTTCGTCTTGGTTTGGGCGGATCTCGCCGTGGGAATTTTCAATATTCCGGGTTTTTCCGGCAGCTAAACTGAACTAAAATATTAAAAAATCATCGCCCGAAAATTTCAAAATCGGGCGTTTTTTTGGTAAAAAATAGAATTATTTCACAAAAATATCATCATTAATGACTCAAAAAACCCTTTCAGAATTCACCGATGCAGAACTTTTGCTGGAAAGTAAAAGAATGAAAGCCACGCAGTTTATCAATGCGGTTTTGTTTGGAGTGATGATCGGCGTCGCGACGTACAGCACAGTGAAAAACGGTTTCGGCATTCTGACCTTTTTCCCGCTGCTTTTCATTCAAATGTTGGTGAAAAACCGCTCACGCAAAAAAGCGGTGGATGCCTTAGTCAAAGAAAGAAATTTGGCTTAATTAGCGGAAAAATATTTTTTCAAAACTATTCCGAAAAATTAGCCGCTTTTTGACCATTTTTTTGAGAAATAGCCAAAACAGAAAAAAATGCCCATTTACCAGCGAATTTTTCAAAATGAAAATCTTGTCCATTTAGCGTCATATTTTTCTCTTTGTCTCATATTTTCACATTTATACATTTTCACATTCTCACATTCTCACATTCTCAAATTCTCAAATTCCCACATTTTCAATCACCACATCACCCCATCACCTCATCAACCCATCGCTAATTTTCTTAAATTTACCCCATGAGTAATTTTATCGATTTTGGCGCCGCCAAAAAACTGAAGCAACTGCAGGAAAGTCAGAACAGAATCTGTAATTTATTTGATATTAAATATCCGATTGTGCAGGGTGGAATGATCTGGCATTCCGGTTGGCGCCTGGCCTCGGCGGTTTCTAACAGTGGTGGTTTGGGCCTGATTGGCGCCGGCAGCATGTATCCCGATATTTTGCGGGAAAACATCCGGAAATGTCAGGCTGCGACGGACAAACCTTTTGGTGTCAATGTGCCGATGCTTTACCCGAATATCGATGAGGTGATGCAAATAATTTTAGAGGAAAAGGTGAAAATTATTTTTACTTCCGCCGGAAATCCGAAAACATATACCGAGATGCTTCAAAAAGAAGGTTTGAAAGTGGCGCACGTGGTTTCTTCCACCAAATTTGCGATGAAATGCGAAGATGCCGGGGTAGACGCCATCGTGGCGGAAGGTTTTGAAGCCGGCGGACATAACGGTCGCGATGAAACCACGACGTTGTGCCTGATTCCAAACGTGAAAAAACACATTTCAAAACCGTTGATTGCGGCGGGTGGAATTGCGCTGGGTTCTCAAATGAAAGCGGCGATGATTTTGGGCGCTGATGGCGTACAAATCGGGTCGCGGTTTGCGGCAACCGTGGAAGCGAGCTCCCATGAAAACTGGAAAAATAAAGTCGTTTCCTTGAACGAAGGCGACACGCATTTAACGCTGAAGGAATTGGCGCCGGTGCGACTTGTGAAGAACAAATTTTTCCATGATTTGGAAAAATTATACGATCAGGGCAGAGATGCCGACGCGCTGCGCGAAACTTTGGGCAGAGCGCGCGCGAAACGCGGCATGTTCGAAGGTGATTTGGAAGAAGGCGAGTTGGAAATTGGTCAGGTTTCGGCGTTGATTAAGGAGATTTTGCCGGTGGAAAAGGTTTTCGAAAATTTGCTGCGCGAATATCGGGAAGCGGCTGCAATGGATTTATAAAAAATTCCGTCTCAAAAAAGAGGCGGAATTTTCTTTATTAATATGAAGTGTGGTGTCGGTTAAATTCTCGGTCTTGCCGAGCTTTGTTTTTTACCTTGAAATTTTTTCATGACGTAGCCCAAAATCATTGGTGCTGCGAAAATTAAAGCTCTTCTAAATAGTGATCCCATAATAATTTATTTTGTTGGAAAGTCATTTGCAAAAATTTTGCCAAAAAAGCCCGGTATTTTTTTTGGGCAGCAATCATTAAGAGAAACGAAGCGACCTCAAGCTTAAAATTTCAATATCGCTAACCTAAAACTTTCAACGCTTCACCTTCGAAAGAAATTCCTTCCCAGCCGAATTCCATAAAGTTTCGGATATTTTGATGATCATTTCCTTCTGGATTTTGCAAAACATCAGTTCTATAGAAATCACCGAAGAGCGCCAGCGTTTCCTCTTTCGAAAGTTTATTAAGTTTCGCGAAACTGAAAATTTTGCAGGAACCGCTATTTTCACCCGCTTCGTTCACCGTATTTCCATTGGTGAATTTTGTCGGCGTGAAATCATAATGTTCGTCGATATAAGCAATAACTTCTTTAAAGTTGATGGTTTCTGGGGAGGTTTTGAGTTGGTTTAAAAGCATTGTATTCTAATGGTTTATATATTAAAAATAAATTTATTAAAATTTAGATTTTTATAACTTATTATGTATTTTTATAGAAATATAAATAAAATAATGACAAGCGTTGACGATTCCTACCAAATTTTTAAAGAGAATTTTGAGATATTGAAACAATTTGGAGAGCTGCCAATATCTGAAAGTGACACAAGATCAAAAATGATTGATTTTTTATTTAAAGACATACTGGGTTGGGACGAACACGATATTGAACGAGAAAGATTTGTCCAAGTTGGATATTTTGATTATGAATTTAGCACATCCATTTTTAAATTTGTTGTTGAAGCAAAGAAAACTTTTAGAAAATTAATTTTGCCTGAAAAAAGTCGTAAAACAAAATTAAGGACAATTTATAATGGTAATAAAGAAGTAATTGATCAGATAAGAAGCTACATCTTTAATAGAGGCTTGTTATATGGAATAATTACAAATGGAAACCAATTTATTATTGGAAGATTTATCAATACAGATGGTTCTGACTGGTTAGATAATGAAGTTTTAATATATCAAGATCTTCAAAAAATTGATGACAATTTCATACAATTTTTCGAAACAATATCGAAAGAATATGTGAGTCATTATGGTCGTTTCAAGTTGTTTTCGCAATCAAACTCTGGTAAAACAATTGTTAAATCTAATAATCTTAGAAAAAAAGATGAAGAACTTGTACGAAACAAGATTAGTCACGAGTTAATTCCAATCATAACTGAAGTTTTCGAGGAAATATACAATCTGGAAGATCTGGAAGATGAGAATATTTTAGAACAATGTTATGTCAAAAATGAGGATATTAAAAAATATAACTCTGAACTTGGATTTATATTTTCGGATTTACCTCCTTCGTTTGATGCTAGGATAAATCCTGTTCAGAACACAACCAAAACTCATTTACAGTTAACAAATGAGATTATGGGAACTAATAACAAATTACCTGATCCGATAATATTAATTGGTGGTAAAGGCGCAGGAAAAACAACATTCATTAAATACTTTTTAGAGGTAGTAATGGATAAAGGTATAAAAAAGAATAGACCATTATTATATCTAGACTTTCGGGACGAAACAGAAAGTACCATTAAAGACACAAAATTTATATATCAAAAGTTGATTGATCAGCTGTATAAGGAATATACCAATCTCAATTTGAATAACTTTAATATTTTAAAGACTATTTACAAGCTAGAATTGGAAAATAATAAAAAAGGAATTTGGGAATATATTAAAAGCGAAGAAATTTTAAATGAAAAGACATCGGAATATATTGAGAAACAATCTCAAAATCCCATTCATCACCTTACTAAAATTTCAAACTATCTGGTAAGCAAATGTAACAAACGATTATGCGTAGTAATTGACAATGCCGATCAGCTCACTGAAGAAATTCAAAAAGAAGTTTTTATACTTGGTAATTCGTTGCATAGAAATTTAAAAGTAATGGTGATTATTAGCCTTAGGGAAGGATATTTCTACAAATTTAAGAATAAGCCGCCTTTTGATGCATACCACTCTACAGTTTTTCATATAACTGCACCACCATATCGTGAAGTTTTAAAAAAAGAATTAAATATGTTACACAAAATTTTAGATTTAAAAGTGTTCGTATTGACAATGATATTTCGAAAGTGGAATTTAGCGAAGGCAGTTTAGATCATTTATTCACAAACTTATACAAAGCACTATTTGACCATAAAAATTCTGATATGTTATCATTTTTGGAGGAAACTTCATATCCAAATATTCGAAATGGATTAGAAAAATTTAAATTCTTTTTATTGTCCGGACATACTAAAACAAATTTGTACATGTCATTCGAGTATGGTCAGGAAGGTAAAGGAAATATCCCTATTTGGGAATTTGTTAAATCCGTTGCGTTGGAGTCAAACTTTTATTACGAAACTAATAGGAGCAGTTTATTCAATTTATTTTATCCATCAACAAACAACAAAAATCATTTTACTAAAATTAGACTTTTAGAATATATTATAGATAAAAATATTGATAACTCAAAGAAAAACAATTTTATTC encodes the following:
- a CDS encoding NAD(P)H-dependent flavin oxidoreductase: MSNFIDFGAAKKLKQLQESQNRICNLFDIKYPIVQGGMIWHSGWRLASAVSNSGGLGLIGAGSMYPDILRENIRKCQAATDKPFGVNVPMLYPNIDEVMQIILEEKVKIIFTSAGNPKTYTEMLQKEGLKVAHVVSSTKFAMKCEDAGVDAIVAEGFEAGGHNGRDETTTLCLIPNVKKHISKPLIAAGGIALGSQMKAAMILGADGVQIGSRFAATVEASSHENWKNKVVSLNEGDTHLTLKELAPVRLVKNKFFHDLEKLYDQGRDADALRETLGRARAKRGMFEGDLEEGELEIGQVSALIKEILPVEKVFENLLREYREAAAMDL
- a CDS encoding calcium:proton antiporter — protein: MKKIRKYYTWTTSIPLLACVLYLSGYLNDNLVFQAIAGVLLIFCVMSAVHHSEIIAHRVGEPYGTIILAVSITIIEVAIIVSLMISGGKEYAPFARDTVYAAVMLILNGIVGLSLFIGGRKFHTQTFSPHSVKIALVSLISIVAFTMILPTFTKSQAGPYYTEAQLIFEFIACIAIYIAFISAQTGKHREYFLTETGDSPEEDHTGDVSKQSFWISVVFLLISLVIVVLLAKVLTIPIEDFIVYYNMPKSLVGIIIAAIILLPEGIAAVNAARSNKLQTSLNLALGSAIASIGLTIPAVSLASYIYGFPLILGLDILPIILLVISIFTVLISLIGGRSNSVYGVVLLVNLLAYIFLTINP
- a CDS encoding T9SS type A sorting domain-containing protein, which encodes MKKFTLIFCLVLAQVSAFAQISPIKQDFPLPSVLSESSGAIFFNNKLISLNDSGNQNKLYEVDTLSAEVTRIVTIDNAANVDWEDLTQDETSIYVGDIGNNSGNRTDLKIYKIKKEDFLNSTNVNAEIISFSFSDQTDFKPNPNKTDWDSEALVALDSELILFTKNWVNGTTKAYSIPKNSGTYSVKPLPTTLKSGGMITGATYNEETGKIYLVGYNMTLQPFLWTVENYVGSDVFSGKNTPISLASLGLEQVEAIAHVGANKYFMTSESFKIPPFAKNSKLFSFTTKDSKLSAKQPVVAEVNIYPNPVQEVINITGKDYKSLEIYDATGKFLLKDQNRTVNISHLNKGLFYVKIQLADDRFQVKKIIKI
- a CDS encoding P-loop NTPase fold protein, with protein sequence MTSVDDSYQIFKENFEILKQFGELPISESDTRSKMIDFLFKDILGWDEHDIERERFVQVGYFDYEFSTSIFKFVVEAKKTFRKLILPEKSRKTKLRTIYNGNKEVIDQIRSYIFNRGLLYGIITNGNQFIIGRFINTDGSDWLDNEVLIYQDLQKIDDNFIQFFETISKEYVSHYGRFKLFSQSNSGKTIVKSNNLRKKDEELVRNKISHELIPIITEVFEEIYNLEDLEDENILEQCYVKNEDIKKYNSELGFIFSDLPPSFDARINPVQNTTKTHLQLTNEIMGTNNKLPDPIILIGGKGAGKTTFIKYFLEVVMDKGIKKNRPLLYLDFRDETESTIKDTKFIYQKLIDQLYKEYTNLNLNNFNILKTIYKLELENNKKGIWEYIKSEEILNEKTSEYIEKQSQNPIHHLTKISNYLVSKCNKRLCVVIDNADQLTEEIQKEVFILGNSLHRNLKVMVIISLREGYFYKFKNKPPFDAYHSTVFHITAPPYREVLKKELNMLHKILDLKVFVLTMIFRKWNLAKAV
- a CDS encoding DUF2200 domain-containing protein, whose product is MEVTPEHNERIAKLTFASVYPHYIAKVEKKGRTKAELHQVIEWLTGFDENQLEELVQENVTFKTFFEKAKLNPKAELITGVICGYRIEDIENTLTRQVRYLDKVIDELAKGKKMEKILRQ
- a CDS encoding GNAT family N-acetyltransferase, with the translated sequence MHKKIRPPFPEFPVLMNDRVTLRQISDADLQSLIEISFYDGIPAKTFEEAREMNERINEDYACGNSLHWGIVENSSGKTAGTCGYYRGFENGSGELGCVLLPQFYGKGLMTAALQLASEYGKNVLELQHIFAVTTSEIQKAISLLERLNFLKTENMPEKQVKFELF
- a CDS encoding FUSC family protein yields the protein MTQKTLSEFTDAELLLESKRMKATQFINAVLFGVMIGVATYSTVKNGFGILTFFPLLFIQMLVKNRSRKKAVDALVKERNLA
- a CDS encoding HopJ type III effector protein, translated to MLLNQLKTSPETINFKEVIAYIDEHYDFTPTKFTNGNTVNEAGENSGSCKIFSFAKLNKLSKEETLALFGDFYRTDVLQNPEGNDHQNIRNFMEFGWEGISFEGEALKVLG